The window AGCACTAAACTTGATGTGGAAACAAGTTAATATTATGAACAGATATTTCTTTGTATATTGCTAGTATTATAATCTATTATAATAtaagtataatataatatataataagtaTTATAATTGTAATGTCATATTTCTGTGGGACTGCTATTCAATCGCCTCAGGTCTTGTTTTTAACATCCATTAGTAGACGGGTTCAACTTTAAACATTATGATTACCCTTCTCCGGGGTGGCTTCCTGTGACGGGGGCTCTGCAGCGGGGGCCGCTGAAACTTCTTTGTTTTCCTCGACTAAGGACTCGCCCTTTGGGGGACTCTGAAAGCACAACACAGCTCATCTGTGGAACTCGTTCAAAGCTCCGTCCCACCAGGTTCTTCCATGCGACCGCGTCACACTACAACAGGTTGCGCCAACTCACCAGAACTCGCTCAGACATGTTCTGCCCAAAAACAAATTTTGCCCCATCGTCTGTACTGTTGGCGGGGTTTTTTGAACTGAAAGAACAGGAAAgaaggggtgaaaaaaaaaatgtgttgatgGAAGTTAAATATAGATTAGGAGGAGGTGCTAAAAGTACTCCAAGGAGACTGATTCGCATTACCTTGGAGTAGAGATGTACTGTAAGAAATAATTAGTGCCCTCTGATTGAGAGTCCAGTGGCAGGCCATCCTTTGACTTGCCTTCTTTACTGTTCTCTTCCAACTATAGAAAGCAAGTGGTACATTTGGAGTTATGCTCACAGAAAAGGACGCAAAAATGTTCACAAATCCAGATTAAGGAAACTCCTGACTAACTGACATCCGAGGGAACAAATGAACATTTCAAAAATCTTGTCAAAACATTGCAGCCACAACTGTTCCCAATGgagcacaaaatgaaaaacaaatttaatagaaaaaaagaattatacTGGATATTGTTTGAAGCACCACAGGAAATGAAGCAGTTACCAGGAACGGGAACCACAAGACATTGTGAGAAATCTTAGCATTCACATGTGACGGACCAAAGAAATGCTCAGAGGATCAGTCTGAAGGACTCCGCATTCATTGgaagaaatggaaaataatgaatacatgtgtaGTATCATCATCTGCGACGAAGACTTGACACATTGCCCTTTCCTGCTTTTTGAGCTGAAGTACGAGTAGCAATTAGTTACAGAAAAATATGAAGGAAAAGTGGAAAGTAACTCACCTTTGCTCTGTCTTTGATATTCTGACCGAACACAAAAGATATTGCTACATCCGTCTCCTTCTCGTCTTTGTTACCACTTGCTCCATCCTCCTCATTTTCATGTTTCTGAAACAAAAACCGTTAAAAGCAACAGTGTTAGCTTCATATTATTCTGTATTTCGGAAATAGTGCAACATTGTGCGGAGGTGAATAAAACCACTTGCAATTCAATGaatctttttattaatttatatatgtatatatatatatatatatatatatatatatatatacacacacacacacacatacatacatatcttATATCAGAATGAATACAATTTCATTCTATTAAATAGAAGCATGGAAATAATAGCGTACAGTGGAATGCTTTCCCTCACTCCTTTAAACACCTCACCTGTGACCTGGCGGAGGCTGAATGCTCTGTGTTGTTCAAGAAGAGTGACGGTGTCACAGCTTCTCCATCTGACGACTTTTTCACCCCATTAGTTCCACAAATGGAATCTAAATGAAAAGACATAAAAGAACAAgatatttcacttttttaattttcctttcTCAAAAAAGATAATTTAGCctgtaaaaaacaactaaaaaacacacaatgcgcACTTGCACTATGCAAGTTATCAATGATCAAAGTTGAATGAATAATCAGACAAAGAcgattttaatggttttatagTATTAACTAATGAGTGCAGGTGACTCCAAGCTGCACTCACTGGACTCTATATGTGATTTAGAGGGCGGTGCCTGAAGAACTGCAGGGCGGAGGACACTGCGTTGCTGCTCCTTGGGTTTCTGACTTGGGACGCCTGCAACAGAGCCAACTTGTCTCATACTTTTTGAACACAATGAGAAGTTCTGGGTCTACATGTTTAAGTCTAGATCTACCATTTCCATTTCTAAGAGGGGTGATAGAATAAAAAGGGTGCAAGCCTGGGTTCAAGTTGTTTTTCAATTCCCATCAAGTCAGTGTGGGAAAATGTTACAGGAAAAAGGCCCGAACCCCCAAACACCAACCTGAACTTGGTGCCTGTCCATGTATGAGAGTTGGTGGCTTTAAACGGAATCCCATGGGCTTCTCCTCTGATGAAACGGGGCACAAGAGGAGGCAGATAGTTTAGAACAACTCATTAACTGCACATTCTGTCTGTTTACACAACTGTCTAACCTCAAGGCCTGTTACCAAAACATTAACAGGCCCGTGACATGACGGGCTCTAGGATCGTATATTTCTCCATCTTAATGGCTTTATTGGTTTGACACGACTCAGCGAAAAGCAAAGTTGAATGCAtctgtataaaatgtatatttatttttttaaatagaaccGAGGCTCTTATGTCTTATGATTCGTCCCCTCTGCAAAGCTGTTATCTTGTGACACTGTCTGCGCCAAATGTTAAACACCTGGTGAATCTAAAACAACCAAAGCCACATTTGTATGACATGCAATTAACAGAAATCTACCACTTTTAAATAATTTAcaagacacacatacattacAAGTCCCCCTGCGGTCATAACAACAGAAATAGTCTTAGACATTAGCGCTGAGGTCGATGAACAGTCCAACAAAGAcaggtattttatttattactcaAGCCTGGCTAATAAAGCAGATCCTGATAATGTCCAACGGTGTAATTTTACTTTTGAGTTACTTCCTCCAAAGAAATGCACATGGTGAACTCCAACTACAGCCGCAGAAAATGGTCGGCACAAGCATGCAACTGAGACCTGAAACCATCCTGTGCCTGGATATTTAACTAAAGCCGCCTGCATGCACTGCCAATTGAGACTAAAGCtcaatattatgtttttttttttttttttttaaacaggaaaGCCTTCCtctcaaatacaaaataaccaATCTGAGAACAGCATTATACAACTAAAGTAAATACAGAATAAGACAGACTAGCCGACTGGCACCAAACACACCTGTAAACCATTCCACTGACAAGTTCAGTGCTCCTTTTGGTCCCCGTAcattaaaagcaaaataaagtACAATATGATTAAATAATAACAACTTTTGAGAACAATCGTCCAGTTGTGTTGTCGATGACTCTCTCCTCTTGCGGCCGTTTTAGTGCACAGGCTCACCGGGCTCAAGCCGTTGGCCACAACAGGATGTGCCTCGTGTAAAGACGCAACAGCAGCAGGTTTTTTTACTCAGACAAATTGTcaccaaagaagaaaaaaaaagaagaagaagaaaaaaaaaaaaaaaaacgtagtgGAAGTTTTAAATCTGACTAAGATGTGTTGATTTCACTGACTGAGTGAATTGTCGTATGgagagaggggatgggggggctaTCCCTccatctcacacaaacacactgaaacgAACCATTAATGCAGCCATAAACAAAACGGAGGACCAAATTCTTGCATTCTTGCAAAAACCTCAACAACAAGCTAAAAATAACGGGATGAACAAACAGAAACGTCACACTGGACTGAACTCATGAGGCACGCGGAAATATTTTAGACATACAATATGTAAAAGACAATAAAGATTTGTAGTTCCACATACACTTATGATTTAGAATAGATCTGAGAAAATCCACTTATGCATGTCAAATGTATCCGTCTATGGAAGATGTGCTTTGCCTTCTGCAACAGTCAATCCATGAACAACATCAGTCCTCCACAGCATTTACCTGAAGGGATAACTCTAAAAGTGCCACATTCAATGTGACTACAGCTGCTCACAGTGAATGGAGTGCATTTGCAGGAATGGGAGACGCAATTTAATTGACATCTAATTTCCAACTATTTCTGTCACAATGTTAACAATACATAAAGACATGGTCAAAGAGTATTTCTGGCATGTTTTAGATAGCAAGTTATCGTTTAgcaaacaattgtgtttgttgcctacattttttttggaaaatcagGTTTAACCTATGAAACATTTTACTGCAGGGGGGCTTGAAGCTGTGAAGAGAAAGTGGTCTGGATGCCTCACCTGGCTCAGAGTCAGAGTTCCCAGTCGGAGACTGGCAGAAACTTGAGGGCATGAATACATTGTTCTTGGGAACTGCAAAGTAGCAAACAAGCATTGCACTCAGCATACAAATCAATGTGTACACCACAAGCAACAAACAAATTCTGTGCTTAGTCACCACGTGCCCTTACCAGAATGTGGGGGTGGGAACGATGACGTCCTTTCCCTTTTCACAGGGGGGCAATAGCCTCCCTCATCTTTATCTGAATCTAAAAGCACcaacaaaatatgaatattattGCTGTGTGATTAAAAATTAGATATAATAGCAAAGACATTAAAAGAGTGGCTTTACCTTCCCCATCCTCTGCACTTGAGCCCTCCGCAGATCGCTGCAAGAGAAGATTTGAACTCAACAACTCTCCTGCTTTGAGCGTTTCAAGATTGCTGTCCACTGAATGTCCGTATAAAATCAAGTCCACAAAAGTATTCAATATGgcatcaaaagaaaaagaaaaaaaaccactTACCTTCTGTGCTTTATCtttttggaaaacaaacacaggtggCGCAATGGCAGGCTTGTCTGTCAAGAGAAGATGAAGGCTAGTCATCGGACGTAAACAACCATGTGCGCCTGGTACAGAGAACAGTAGCTAACGCTGTAGCCTGCATGATCGGATGTGGGCCGTAGTACTCATCTGCATAATAATCTAGCACTAAatcaaaacagcaaaataaCACACGGCACCAAAAGCCATATAAAATGTGGGGAGGTGCAGCTAGACATCCTATAATTGAGACTGTATGGAAGGTAAACGTTGTGGTTCCCTTCTGGTAAAACACACCGTTCCACTGTATATTTAAAACGTCAGATCTAGCAAGTACAGAAAAGAgtgaaaagggaggaaaaacagaattGTTTAACGGTCAAGAACGTACAATATCAGTTTGGTCCAGCTAGTTATGGGGAAACAACTCTTAACCATACGATACCTACAGTTACTCACACAGGCTGACCGCTAAGAACACATCACATGTTATGTGGACCTAAACAATCATTTGGCACCAAACAATATCACCAACATTTAACACTAATGTAAATCTATTCCACGAGCCAAACAGCAACTCTTGCTACTCTTCTAATCCAATAAGGGATTTCATTCAGCTCACCACCAGTGactttgttgctgctgtaaaACATCATCACAACTAACCACGAATAGCAATGCAATAATATGATGTCACCACGGGCCTCTAAATGAATCTACCTGGACACTATAACCTCTGTAAAAGGtctaatcaaataaacatccacaGACAAAAGGTTTGCCTCTGTCTGGATTGGGCCTAAAACACTGAGCAGGTGTAGCATCGTTGTGAGCCTCGTCGGTTCGGGGTATAAATGCACGCGCTAATTGCCCCCGTAGCCGCGGATTATCTGCTGGAGCAACATTCACCAACACAGCCGATCACGGCTAGCTGCTCGAGTGAGACACACATTTAGTCGCAGACAACAAGACGTTGTCGTGTGACCTATGTGAACGTCCGGCTTGTGTCTTACGGCGGCTTGCAAGTCAGCTAACATTGTTATAGATGATGTGTGCAAGAATCCAGGCGTGCAACACTTAATATTCACGGTAGAAATTTAGGCGGCACGAGAGGTCGCCGGCTTGAGTTAACCAGCTAGCATTTACACGATCCGACCCGTCCCAGCAAATAGTCGGTGACACCGGATGGTCCCTAAAGCCCCGGACGCAGCATAGCTTTCTGGCTATGGTGATTAGCTTGCTAATACGCTCCATCCCGCATGAGTCATCTCGTCTGACAAGCAATGTCACCAAGAAGCTCGCCGAATTCCCCCGTCATCAACAGACCAGCGTAGATGAACAGCAGATCTGAGCTGACTGAATAGATAACATTTAATAAGCCGCTAAATCAGTTTCTTAGCTACGGCGTTTCTCTCTGCGCGCCCAAATAAACGAAAAGCAGACCCGCAATTCAGTGCTAACTTCTTTAGAATGCGGAAAGGCTGTGCTATTAACGCTAAGCGTTAGTATCAAAAGAATCATCCACGTATTAACGTTAGGTTAAGCCGCTCAATCTTTGATTTATTTCCGCAATCGATGTTGAAACCCATCACAAATAGCTAAACATGCTGCCTATAAATAGCCGGGTGCTAGCGTTATGGGGTAAGCCGGCGCTAGCTGCGAGCATCTGTCGAGGGCGTTCCGGGGCATTCCAGGTATTACCCGTAGCCCAGCCGCTAGCATTGTTAGCATACTTGCTAACTTTGTAGTCTTGTAAACGCCGCGAGGCTTAGAACTCACCAGAACTCACTATCAACACCGGGCCAAGGGGCGCCGTTTCAGCTACCAACCATGCGAACAACGTACAGGCGTCGTTTATAAGGGCTCAGttgctgtatttgtttttctcacaaCTGCCACTTACTCACCTTCGTTTGCCAAGTCCGCCATTTTACTTCGACGCTCACACACCCACAACCCACCGCGCAGATAACACGAGTTGAAGCAGAAACGTTCGCACTCGCAGAGAACACATTGAGAGtggaccccccctccccggcagatgcgcgcccccccccctgccctctcCTGTGCACGCTAGTAAACCTCAAACAAAATACTGCCTGCCCATTATTGacagtgtgtttatgtgttgaaTGGACAACATGGATAAACCGACCGTAGAAAACAAGTTAAAGTCTGCTTGGATAGTTCAGATTGCAGTTACAGGAACTCATCAGACCTCTATGTCATTATGTTGTAGTTATGATAAggcagattttaaaaaaagacacaaaaaacaactaaaaaaaagagtagGCGAGTTTCACAGAACTTTTGTCGCGATGATTGttgttggcaaaaaaaaagaaagagcacaAAGGCCTTCACTGAACATGCTGCACACATGTGACCCTCTTGCACAAAACCCCAAATCAACCTCATTATGATGTGATGGAAGATTTCAAGATAGTATAAACAAATTTGGCTTTAAAGGGAAGTTGCCATGGATTAACAAAAGAGAAgttaaaatgtcaaaagttTGAATCTTCTGTAGATAAGTACACCTAGTGAGATATGGAAGAGGTGGAGTCACAGATTAATcatgaaataaagaataaataaatcctgtttCTTCCCGTCATGCATTGATTTATTGTTTCTAATAACTTCATTTGAACGTTGACACATCTCAGTCTACTTAACGTCATTGCATAACATGTTTGTCATGACGTGTTTTCCCGTGGGTGTTTTTCCAGGTGCTTGTGCTCAGACTACTTGTTGATGTTGTTCTGCgtgtgacatttttattttttttattttcaagccAATACAGTTCACTTAATTTGCCTCCAGATGGCAACAGCACTTAATGCTGGATGGAATCCTCCTCTACAAACAGACGGTTAACACAACGGTGTGATCACTGCAGTGGAACCAGCATCAGGCTGAGCGAAACATCAAACCCGAGATGTCATGCTTTCAAAGTGGAGCTAGTGCATCATATCAAATTAGTGTTCTCAACTTGCCAATGACAGACTGCAGTGATAATATGCCTCAAACACTGATAAATCACAGTTGCTCTCTGCTAAGGAAATGAGTTCTCTCTCCGTCACTCTGCACTTCACAACAGTGTATTTGCTGCAATCAACATTAgaaataattacatttctacAGACATTTGTACGGATGTGTTGCGTAATCATGGAACAATTAATAGAGCTTCTTTCATAATACTTTTCATTGCACAATACCTTTCAACAAGTATCATACTTCCAATTTCCCTTCAGGCCGAACCGAAACAAGCCAGCACATGTTCTCATGCACTTTTTCCGCAAAGCTCCTCATCTGTCAGGGGAGCTTGCCGTGTGCTTCGAGCCATAAcaatttagtttattttcttaTTCATCAGCGTACAGCCGCGGTCCAACGTCCACTGCAGATAAGCCAGTCAACATTTTCATTGGTTGCCGGCCAGGGAGCTTAACTCAAACTGAACTCCAAATACACCCCAAATGTTTGTGGTACCTGAGAGAATTGTGTGCATTCCCATCCAGTGAAGCCGATTTCCAAACAGACTGTGTAACATTGTAAATAGTAGGCGAGTGTCAGATCCTGCATAAGCTGATATCTAGTCCTTCTGGTGAGTGTCATGTGTCCATGAAGATATTTGCTGCTTTGAAGTGCGGTGAGACCTCCTCAGACGCACTGTTACTCTACAGGCTTCTTTCTCCCCGCAGGTGATTGTAACACCCGAAGATAAAACCTGGGGAAGTTTCGCCAGTTGAGCAACAAGCAGGAGAATTAGGATGCATTATTTCCCAAAAGCCCAAACCATTTCAATCGTTGAGTCGAAATGTAAAACGCGAGGTTCTTCTGACCAGCGTCGTCTGAAGAGCGTAGATTCTGGGTCGATCCAAATACAGCAATGCGACGGATACCTTGGAATAAAATAAGAAGCTAGAGCGGAGAACTCTAACAAtagtgaagggggggggcagctcgcGGTTATTATTTAGAAAAGGTGTAATAAAAGCATAATCACAGGGGAAAGAGACCATAGGTCATATTCCTCCATGATAAGTAAACACATCCACACCAGCATTATTACATGAACTGTATAATgaaaggagggtggggggggggggggggggggtgacctttTACTGCAAAGTGGCCGTAACCAAAAATGTCCAAAACTATTACAGATGCAATTAAAATATCTCATTGCAGTGAAAATACTTGTTGGTGTGTGAGAAGTAATGACTGGGTCTTCTTGACAGGTTGGCAGACTACAGTTCCACAAGAGGGTGAACCACTAACCACctaatcaggtctcttttgacATGAACACAGACATCTTTATTTTCATGTCCGtgctagcagcagcagcagcagaaaaaaaggcTGACCTTGCAgtaccttttcttttctttttctcatcatCACGCCCCCATCATACTTTTTGATCCTTCACCTTTTTGTTCGCTTTCACTTTTTCAGTTTCTGGCACATGCAGTTCCGAAATGGGCGGTTGCAGAAGAAGATGTTAAATCGGTATCATTATTCAGTCTAATGCATGTGAGACAACTGTCagttttaatctattttttttattttgtactctGTGCCAAAGTAAAGTTTCTCCCACAATGATGAATGACTTCCTGGAGATGTTTTCTTTCGCGTGCCTGCAGAATGACACTAACGCTAAAGGGATAAAACAACATCTCAGTACGTCTGCTGGAAATGATGAAGACAACACAGTGTTTCATCACAGTCCAACGGCCTCTGGCAGTGGACCATCATCTGAAGAATATACAATGCCATTCATTTTAAATACGCAATCGCAACCTtcaggtctctttctttttgttcgGTGCGCGACCTCacgttggggttggggttggacCAGAATTGTAAATCCTCCAGAGTGTCCTGTGTGATATAATGCACAATGTAGTGTGTTCTGGAGTGGACGTGTGGTGAATGTAGGGAACaaggagagtgtgcaccagtgtCCTGCAGGCCGGGCAAAAGAAAAGTTGATCAGAAGCCCCGTTGGCCGTCAGCAGTGTGTTTGGATGTGAGTGAGCGTGTGCAGGGGACGGAGCTATCCAATGTCCTCTCAGGCACTCAAGGCTCATTAATATCTGTCACAAAGCGCTCAACAACACTCTCGGTTTTCGGGGGGTTAACAGGAAAGGCTTTGTGTTGATACGCGATATGGCGACGCTGAAAAGGTGTTTTCAATGCAAAGCCTTTTACCTGTCAGATCGCAATATGATGAAAGAATGTTACTTCATATCTGATTCTGGACCTCTGATGTTTCAAACATCAACGTCAAGCTTTTCTGAGAACACTGGCAAGCATAATTGAGAGACCCTACAGGTTTTTACACTATTAGAATGGTTGTACTGTTTGTACTCCATTTAATTGTGCATATTTTTTGAATAATCAGAGAATAGATATCATAATAACTTGAAGGCGTAGATGTAGCTCACATGCATTTCCTTTCAAGTCAGCTCCAAAGGTCAAAAATTGGATGTCTATCATCTAGTAAGGTGAACTTTATTCATTCTCATACTTTATGGTTTGATAAGACTTATTATGTTCCATCCGTTGTGGACTTCCCCTCTCAACCGAAGGTAAATGAACAACA is drawn from Gasterosteus aculeatus chromosome 3, fGasAcu3.hap1.1, whole genome shotgun sequence and contains these coding sequences:
- the ranbp3b gene encoding ran-binding protein 3b isoform X7, producing the protein MPSSFCQSPTGNSDSEPEEKPMGFRLKPPTLIHGQAPSSGVPSQKPKEQQRSVLRPAVLQAPPSKSHIESNSICGTNGVKKSSDGEAVTPSLFLNNTEHSASARSQKHENEEDGASGNKDEKETDVAISFVFGQNIKDRAKLEENSKEGKSKDGLPLDSQSEGTNYFLQYISTPSSKNPANSTDDGAKFVFGQNMSERVLSPPKGESLVEENKEVSAAPAAEPPSQEATPEKVNSVSESLEESAAAYTKATAKKCILEKVDVKTGEESESNVLQMQCKLYVFEKTAQSWIERGRGLLRLNDMASTEDGTLQSRLVMRTQGSLRLILNTKLWPQMQVDKASEKSVRITAMDTEDQGVKVFLISASSKDIGQLAAALHHRILALKSKADQEPEAPTTTIPEAGLPQSNEDDSDEEDDASASASASTPATSNSEGGEGQAAGST
- the ranbp3b gene encoding ran-binding protein 3b isoform X8 yields the protein MADLANEDKPAIAPPVFVFQKDKAQKRSAEGSSAEDGEDSDKDEGGYCPPVKRERTSSFPPPHSVPKNNVFMPSSFCQSPTGNSDSEPEEKPMGFRLKPPTLIHGQAPSSDSICGTNGVKKSSDGEAVTPSLFLNNTEHSASARSQKHENEEDGASGNKDEKETDVAISFVFGQNIKDRAKSPPKGESLVEENKEVSAAPAAEPPSQEATPEKVNSVSESLEESAAAYTKATAKKCILEKVDVKTGEESESNVLQMQCKLYVFEKTAQSWIERGRGLLRLNDMASTEDGTLQSRLVMRTQGSLRLILNTKLWPQMQVDKASEKSVRITAMDTEDQGVKVFLISASSKDIGQLAAALHHRILALKSKADQEPEAPTTTIPEAGLPQSNEDDSDEEDDASASASASTPATSNSEGGEGQAAGST
- the ranbp3b gene encoding ran-binding protein 3b isoform X5, encoding MADLANEDKPAIAPPVFVFQKDKAQKRSAEGSSAEDGEDSDKDEGGYCPPVKRERTSSFPPPHSVPKNNVFMPSSFCQSPTGNSDSEPEEKPMGFRLKPPTLIHGQAPSSDSICGTNGVKKSSDGEAVTPSLFLNNTEHSASARSQKHENEEDGASGNKDEKETDVAISFVFGQNIKDRAKLEENSKEGKSKDGLPLDSQSEGTNYFLQYISTPSSKNPANSTDDGAKFVFGQNMSERVLSPPKGESLVEENKEVSAAPAAEPPSQEATPEKVNSVSESLEESAAAYTKATAKKCILEKVDVKTGEESESNVLQMQCKLYVFEKTAQSWIERGRGLLRLNDMASTEDGTLQSRLVMRTQGSLRLILNTKLWPQMQVDKASEKSVRITAMDTEDQGVKVFLISASSKDIGQLAAALHHRILALKSKADQEPEAPTTTIPEAGLPQSNEDDSDEEDDASASASASTPATSNSEGGEGQAAGST
- the ranbp3b gene encoding ran-binding protein 3b isoform X6; protein product: MADLANEDKPAIAPPVFVFQKDKAQKRSAEGSSAEDGEDSDKDEGGYCPPVKRERTSSFPPPHSVPKNNVFMPSSFCQSPTGNSDSEPEEKPMGFRLKPPTLIHGQAPSSGVPSQKPKEQQRSVLRPAVLQAPPSKSHIESNSICGTNGVKKSSDGEAVTPSLFLNNTEHSASARSQKHENEEDGASGNKDEKETDVAISFVFGQNIKDRAKSPPKGESLVEENKEVSAAPAAEPPSQEATPEKVNSVSESLEESAAAYTKATAKKCILEKVDVKTGEESESNVLQMQCKLYVFEKTAQSWIERGRGLLRLNDMASTEDGTLQSRLVMRTQGSLRLILNTKLWPQMQVDKASEKSVRITAMDTEDQGVKVFLISASSKDIGQLAAALHHRILALKSKADQEPEAPTTTIPEAGLPQSNEDDSDEEDDASASASASTPATSNSEGGEGQAAGST
- the ranbp3b gene encoding ran-binding protein 3b isoform X3, which gives rise to MADLANEDKPAIAPPVFVFQKDKAQKRSAEGSSAEDGEDSDKDEGGYCPPVKRERTSSFPPPHSVPKNNVFMPSSFCQSPTGNSDSEPEEKPMGFRLKPPTLIHGQAPSSGVPSQKPKEQQRSVLRPAVLQAPPSKSHIESNSICGTNGVKKSSDGEAVTPSLFLNNTEHSASARSQKHENEEDGASGNKDEKETDVAISFVFGQNIKDRAKLEENSKEGKSKDGLPLDSQSEGTNYFLQYISTPSSKNPANSTDDGAKFVFGQNMSERVLSPPKGESLVEENKEVSAAPAAEPPSQEATPEKVNSVSESLEESAAAYTKATAKKCILEKVDVKTGEESESNVLQMQCKLYVFEKTAQSWIERGRGLLRLNDMASTEDGTLQSRLVMRTQGSLRLILNTKLWPQMQVDKASEKSVRITAMDTEDQGVKVFLISASSKDIGQLAAALHHRILALKSKADQEPEAPTTTIPEAGLPQSNEDDSDEEDDASASASASTPATSNSEGGEGQAAGST
- the ranbp3b gene encoding ran-binding protein 3b isoform X2, with translation MADLANEDKPAIAPPVFVFQKDKAQKVSGFFSFSFDAILNTFVDLILYGHSVDSNLETLKAGELLSSNLLLQRSAEGSSAEDGEDSDKDEGGYCPPVKRERTSSFPPPHSVPKNNVFMPSSFCQSPTGNSDSEPEEKPMGFRLKPPTLIHGQAPSSDSICGTNGVKKSSDGEAVTPSLFLNNTEHSASARSQKHENEEDGASGNKDEKETDVAISFVFGQNIKDRAKLEENSKEGKSKDGLPLDSQSEGTNYFLQYISTPSSKNPANSTDDGAKFVFGQNMSERVLSPPKGESLVEENKEVSAAPAAEPPSQEATPEKVNSVSESLEESAAAYTKATAKKCILEKVDVKTGEESESNVLQMQCKLYVFEKTAQSWIERGRGLLRLNDMASTEDGTLQSRLVMRTQGSLRLILNTKLWPQMQVDKASEKSVRITAMDTEDQGVKVFLISASSKDIGQLAAALHHRILALKSKADQEPEAPTTTIPEAGLPQSNEDDSDEEDDASASASASTPATSNSEGGEGQAAGST
- the ranbp3b gene encoding ran-binding protein 3b isoform X4, with protein sequence MADLANEDKPAIAPPVFVFQKDKAQKVSGFFSFSFDAILNTFVDLILYGHSVDSNLETLKAGELLSSNLLLQRSAEGSSAEDGEDSDKDEGGYCPPVKRERTSSFPPPHSVPKNNVFMPSSFCQSPTGNSDSEPEEKPMGFRLKPPTLIHGQAPSSGVPSQKPKEQQRSVLRPAVLQAPPSKSHIESNSICGTNGVKKSSDGEAVTPSLFLNNTEHSASARSQKHENEEDGASGNKDEKETDVAISFVFGQNIKDRAKSPPKGESLVEENKEVSAAPAAEPPSQEATPEKVNSVSESLEESAAAYTKATAKKCILEKVDVKTGEESESNVLQMQCKLYVFEKTAQSWIERGRGLLRLNDMASTEDGTLQSRLVMRTQGSLRLILNTKLWPQMQVDKASEKSVRITAMDTEDQGVKVFLISASSKDIGQLAAALHHRILALKSKADQEPEAPTTTIPEAGLPQSNEDDSDEEDDASASASASTPATSNSEGGEGQAAGST
- the ranbp3b gene encoding ran-binding protein 3b isoform X1 — protein: MADLANEDKPAIAPPVFVFQKDKAQKVSGFFSFSFDAILNTFVDLILYGHSVDSNLETLKAGELLSSNLLLQRSAEGSSAEDGEDSDKDEGGYCPPVKRERTSSFPPPHSVPKNNVFMPSSFCQSPTGNSDSEPEEKPMGFRLKPPTLIHGQAPSSGVPSQKPKEQQRSVLRPAVLQAPPSKSHIESNSICGTNGVKKSSDGEAVTPSLFLNNTEHSASARSQKHENEEDGASGNKDEKETDVAISFVFGQNIKDRAKLEENSKEGKSKDGLPLDSQSEGTNYFLQYISTPSSKNPANSTDDGAKFVFGQNMSERVLSPPKGESLVEENKEVSAAPAAEPPSQEATPEKVNSVSESLEESAAAYTKATAKKCILEKVDVKTGEESESNVLQMQCKLYVFEKTAQSWIERGRGLLRLNDMASTEDGTLQSRLVMRTQGSLRLILNTKLWPQMQVDKASEKSVRITAMDTEDQGVKVFLISASSKDIGQLAAALHHRILALKSKADQEPEAPTTTIPEAGLPQSNEDDSDEEDDASASASASTPATSNSEGGEGQAAGST